Below is a window of Acidimicrobiales bacterium DNA.
GGTGCTCGTGCGCGCCGACTTCAACGTGCCGCTCGAGGAGGGCCGGATCAGTGACGACCGGCGCATCACCGCCGCCGTGCCCACCCTGCAGTGGCTGGTGGACAAGGGCGCCCGGGTGACGGCCTGCAGCCATCTGGGCCGGCCCGGCGGCCGCCCCGACGAGGGCTACTCGATGGCGCCGGTGCGCGAGCGGCTGGCCCAGCTCGTGCCTCAGGTCGAGCTGATGGAGAACCTGCGCTTCGACCCGGGGGAGGAGGCCAACGACCCCGACTTCGTGAAGCGCCTGATCGACGGGCAGGACCTCTACGTCGACGACGCCTTCGGTGCCGCTCACCGGGCCCACGCCTCGATCGTGGGGCCCCCGCAGTACCTGCCGAGCGCGGCGGGCCGCCTGCTGTCCCGCGAGGTGGAGGTCCTGGGGGGACTCCTCGAGCACCCCGGCCGCCCCTTTCTCGCCGTGCTCGGTGGGGCCAAGGTGGCGGACAAGATCGGTGTCATCCGGGCCCTGCTCGAGAAGGTCGACGCCGTGGTGATCGGCGGGGGCATGTGCTTCACCTTCCTGGTGGCGCTGGGCCACGAGGTGGGGGAGTCGCTCGTGGACCCGTCACAGGTCCAGGCCTGTCGGGAGCTCCTCGACTCGGGGCGCCGGGTGGTCCTGCCCACCGACGTGGTGGCCCTCGGTCCCGACGGCACCGAGGTGCGCCAGACGGGGCGGACCGTCCCCTCGGGCTGGAAGGGCCTCGACATCGGGCCGGGCAGCGCCGCCGAGTTCTCCGACGAGATCGCCGCTGCCCGCACCGTGCTCTGGAACGGTCCGATGGGGATGTTCGAGGATCCCCGCTTCGCCGCCGGGACCCGCACCATCGCCCAGGCCGTGGCCGACTCCCGCGGCTACGCGGTCGTCGGTGGAGGGGACTCGGCCGCGGCCATGGAGAAGTTCGGGCTGGCCGACAGCGTCGACTTCGTCTCCACCGGCGGAGGGGCGTCGCTGGAGCTGCTGGAACTCGGGGACCTGCCGGGTCTCATCGCGCTGCGAGAAGGGAGACGGGGTGGCTGAGGCGGCGCGCCGTCCGCTCATCAGCGGGAACTGGAAGATGAACATCAACCACCTGGAGACCATCCAGGTGGTGCAGAAGCTCGCCTACCGGCTGAAGCCGGCGGACACCGCCGGCGTCGACGTCTCGGTCCACCCGCCGTTCACCAGTCTGCGCTCGGCGCAGACAGTGATCGACGCCGACGACCTTCCCATAGCCCTCGGAGCCCAGAACTGCCACTGGGAGACGGCGGGCGCCTTCACCGGCGAGGTCAGCCCGGTGATGCTCGCCAAGCTCAACGTCCGGTACGTGATCGTCGGGCACTCGGAGCGGCGGGCGCTGATGGGGGAGGACGACGGCGTGGTCGCCCGCAAGGCCCGGGCGGTCTTCGCGGCGTCGATGACGCCGATCGTGTGCGTGGGGGAGTCCCTCGAGCAGCGCGAGGCCGGCGCCACCGACGAGGTCGTGACCGCCCAGCTGCGCGCCAGCCTCGAGGGTCTGAGCCCGGCTCAGGCCGCCGCCGTCGTGGTGGCCTACGAGCCCGTCTGGGCCATCGGCACCGGCCGCAACGCCACCCCGGAGGACGCCCAGGAGGTGTGCGCTCGCATCCGCGCCCTGGTGGGGGAGGGGTGGGGGTCCGGCGCCGCCGCCGCTGTCCGCATCCAGTACGGCGGCTCGGTCAAGCCCGACAACGCCTCTTCGCTTCTGGGCCAGCCCGACATCGACGGGGCCCTGGTCGGCGGGGCCAGCCTCGACCCGGACAGCTTCGCCGCCATCGTGGAGGCCATGGCCTGATCCGGGCCGCCCGGTTCCGGGTGGTAATTTGTGTGCGGTTCGGCCTGACCCCAGCCCACCGCGGAGGCAGCAGCCCCTTGTTGACCGGCATCGTCATCGGCGTACACGTGGTCGTGTCGTTCCTGCTCATCCTGCTGATCCTCCTGCACAGCGGACGCGGCGGGGGGCTGTCCGACCTGTTCGGCGGGACCGGATCGGTCGCAGCCGGCTCGACCGTCGTCGAGCGGAACCTGGACCGGATCACCATCGCGGTGGCCGTGATCTTCACCTTCACCACGGTCAGCCTGGCCATGCGGTTGAGCTGAGCCCCACCGCCTGACCGGGCCTCCGGGGGTCCGGCCCGACGCCGGCGGAAGGTACAGTCTGGGCTCGCGGCGTCCCCTGGGAAGCCCTGTCGGAGTGGCGGAATAGGTAGACGCGCCAGGTTGAGGGCCTGGTGCCCGCAAGGGCATGGGGGTTCAAGTCCCCCCTCCGACACCACGGGGGCCACGCGCCAGGTCCACCTCGGCCCGGACCTGGTTGGACGCCGGTTCGTACGTCAGCCGGAGCCCGAGGTGGGCATATACGGCAGCGCGATCGCCAGGGCTCGCCTCCTCCAGGGTTCGGATCAGGCCGCCCAGGGAAGTGGCGATGGCCTCGATCTCACCGGCCGAGAGCGGACGCCATTGCGACCTGGTCGGAAGCGTCATCTCCAGCCGGTCACGCTCATTGCGCAACTCGACGATGCGTCTGGACACCCACTCCATCGGCATGCTCGCTTGCTCGACAGACTGCATCAACCGCTCGATCCGCAGGTCGCAGTCGGCGATGGCGGCCGTGATGGCCGCGTCGTGAGCGGTTGCTTCAGGTGGCGAGACCTGAGCTGCAGCCAAGGCCTCGGGCGTGACTATCTCGGCCAGCCAGGCGTCGAGCTTGGTCACGATGGAATCTTCGCGGACGTACACCGCGCGTGGGTGGTCCACGTCGGCCGGAAGCGAGCGTTGCGAGCGCAACGGACACCGATACAGCACCCGGGTCGGGCGGCCTTGAGTGCGGGCGGGGCGGGCCTGGCCCTGGAGCTTGCGTCCGCAGAGGCCGCAGTACAGAAGCCCGCGGAGCAGGTAGGGGTGTTGTGCGTCACGCCGCTTGGTCCGGCCGGGCGTCCTCCTGAAGCGGGCGGCCACTCGCTCAGCAACCTCGGCGTCGACCAGCGCCTCGGTCGTGTTGTCGGCCGCTGCGATCCACTCGGAGTCGGGCCGCCAGCGCATCCGGGTCACGTGGCCGGCGGCGACGTCGGCGAGGTCGAGCAGCTCCTCGTGCCGCTGCTGCTTACCCCAGACCTTGCGGCCGCCGTAGATCGGGTTGGTGAGGATGGCCCGCACGCGCTGTGGGCCCAGCCACGCGGGTCCCGGTGGGGGTTGCGACGCCGGTCGTAGGCGGCGGGGGAGGGGATGCCTTCTCGGGTAAGCGTGTCGGCGATGAGGCGTAGCCCGGCCCCCTCGGCGTACATCTCGAAGATACGCCGGACCACCTGGGCAGTGACCGGGTCGGCCTCGAGGCGGTGTAGCCGCTGGCCCGCCGTGGCCTTGGCCGGGTTGGGGTGGGGCCCGGCATCGACCAATCGGTAGCCGTAGGGCGGGCGGCCACCGAGGAAGCGGGTGCCGTCAGCGGCCATCGCCTCCATCGCCGATCGGACGCGGATCTTGATCCTGGTGCGCTCCCCTTTGGACAGGCCGCCGAAGAGGGTCATGACGAGGTCGTGGGCCTCGGAGCCGGGATCGATGGCGCCGCCGACCTCAGGGACCCAGAGGGCGGCGCGGTAGTGGGTGAACAGTGGGAAGGTGAGCCCGAACTGCCCGCCGTAGAAGGCCCGGGCCGGCTCGCCGATCACCACCGCCTCCCAGCCCCGGTCGGTGTCGGCCAGATCGGCCAGGAGGCGGCCGGCCTGGGGCCGCCGCTTCCACGGGATCGAGCGGGACTGGCCGATGTCGAAGTACTCGGCGACCACCTGACCGCCGACGCCGCCGATGAGGTCGTTGGCGCGCCGCAGCTGCCAGGCCCGGGACGCCGCCGGGTCCTGGGCGTCCTCGGTTGACACCCGGCCGTAGAAGGCGAAGCGCATGCTAAAGGTCTACCCCGCGGCTGTGTCACGGTGGTGGCTTGCGGCCCGGAGCAGGAGGTCGAGGAAGGCCCGGAGCGCGGCGGGCGGTACCGCGTATGCCCCGGGGGGCGGGATGAAGAGCGGGCCCGGGTCGGTTCCTGGCCGTCGTGGAATCGCCTTCTAACAACGAGACTGCTCTCCACTTCGCCGTCCGGTCTTGACCAGGGTGTGGACGATCTCGTCCATGAGCCTGCCCCGGCGGCTCCACTCCTTCCCGCGAGGGGCGTTCTCCGAGGGGCGGTAGCCCACTCCGAGCACAATCATCAGGCGCCCCGGGGCCCCACGTCGAGAATCAACGTCCTCGGCTATCTGCAGGGTTGTGCAGCGGGGGCCAGCAGGGCCATGATCGTTGCGCCCACGTTGGTGGCGCGGGCCAGCGCCATCCCCGCCAGCAGCAGGGAGTCGGGCTCCAACCGCTCTACGCCCCGTGGTGCTCCTCGAACTGGACGGCGGTGAACCCGTTCTGGTTGGAGAAGGTGGCCATGTCCAGGAACGCCTTGTACATCTCGGGGTGGACCTTGGGGTCGAGCCCGGGCAGGACGAGGTTGAACCGCAGGGTGGACATGGCCATCGGCGTGTCTCCTTGGTGGGTCCCGGAAAGGAGGGACTACGTTCCCGGGCGGAGAACTTAGGCCGGCGGGGGCAGAGGGGGCTGGCATGCATCGCGAGCGGCGCGGGGAGGGGCCGTGACCTCAGGGACGCTCGTCCTCGGGGTTCTGAACGGGTTCATCATCGGGCTCCTGGCCGTCGGCCTGGTGCTCGTGTACCGCTCCAACCGCTTCCTCAACCTGGTCCACGCCCAGCTGGGAGCGGTGCCCGCCGTCCTGTTGGCCAAGTTCGTCATCGACTGGGGCTGGAGCTGGTGGGCGGCGATCTTCCCGGCCCTGGCCGTCGGGGTCCTGACCGGCGCGCTCGTCGACCGGCTGGTGATCGCGCGCATCCGGAGACGGACCCGGTCCACCGTGTCGCTGCTGCTCGCGACCATCGGGGTCACCCAGCTCCTGCTGGCCCTCACCTACATCCCCGCCATCGGGCCCGACAACAACAAGCTCGACTTCAAGGGCTACCCCCTCCCGTTCCAGAGCCACGTCTCGGTGGGCCAGGTCGTGCTGGGCGGCCAGTACGTGCTGATCCTCATCCTGGTGCCGGTCCTCGTCGCGGCGCTCGGGCTGTTCCTCCGTTACACCATGCTGGGCAAGGCCATCCGCGCCGCCGCGTCGAACGCCGACGCCGCCCGCCTGTGCGGCGTCTCCACCTGGCGGGTGAGCACGATCACCTGGGGCATAGCCGGCGCCCTGTCCGCCATCACCGCCGTCCTCCAGGCCCCCTCGCAGGGCAGCTTCAACGCCGAGGCGCTCGGTCCCGAGCTGCTCCTGCTGGCCCTCGGGGCCGCCGCCTTCGGCGCCTTCGTCTCGATCCCGGGCGCCCTCGTGGGCGGGCTGGCCCTCGGCCTGGCCCAGCAGCTCACCCTGGCCCAGACGTCGAGCGGTGGGGATGCCGAGCTGGTGGTGTTCGCCGTGATCCTGGCCATCATCCTGATCCGGGGCCGGGCCATAGCCGCCGTGTTCGCCAGCTCGGGCGCGGTGGTGGACGACCAGCCCCCGGCGCGTGTGCCGGAGGTCCTCCGCGCCCGCGCCGTGGTGGCCCGCCGGGGGCTGTGGTCGGGCGGCCTGTTCCTCGCGGTGGCGGCGCTGTTCCCGCGCCTGCCGTACTTCAACACCAACGCCCACACGTTCGAGCTGGTGCTGGTCGTGCTGTTCGCCCTCATCGGGGTGGCCATGACCACGCTGGTGGGTTGGGGGGGGCAGGTGAGCCTGGGCCACTTCGCCCTGGTGGGTGTCGGGGCGTTCATCACGGCGCGCTTCGGCCCCCACAACTGGTCGCTGGTGATCCTGCTCCTGTTCGCGGGAGTGGTCGGGGCCGGCCTCATGGTCGTGGTGGGCCTCCCCGCGCTGCGCGTGCGCGGCCTCACCCTGGCGGTCACGTCCCTCGGCCTGGCGGTGGTCGCGCCCGACTGGCTCTTCCGCCAGGCCTGGTTCGGCTCGTCGCAGCCGTTCGGCGTGCAGGTGAACCCGCCGATCCTGATGTCGGGACTGCCCCGCCCCACGTCCCAGCTCGAGGTCTACTACGTGTCGCTGGCCGTGCTCGTGCTGGTCCTCCTGGCCGTCCGGGCCCTGCGGCGGTCGGTGCCGGGACGCCTGGTCATAGCCGTGCGCGACAACGAGCGCGCCGCCAGCGCCTTCGGGGTCACGCCCGCCACCGTGAAGCTGGCGGTGCTGGCGCTGTCGGGGTTCATCGCCGCCATGGCCGGCGTGCTCTGGGCCGACGCCTGGCGCACGGTGTCAGCCGAGCAGTTCGACCCGAACCTGTCCCTCGGCATCCTGGCCATCCCGGTCATCGGCGGGCTCGGCTCGGCCGCGGGCGCGGTGGCCGGGGCGGTGCTGATCTACGTGCCCGCCTACTTCGTGAGCCCGTTCCTCACCGGACTGTTCGGGCAGTTCGGCCACCAGATCGGCTTCGAGCTGGCGCTGCAGGGCCTGGCCCTCACGGGCGTGCTGCTCTCCTATCCGACCGGAGTGGCCGGAGCGGCCCGCCGGGGGTGGGAGGCGTTCCTGTCCCGCCTGGCACGCGACTACGAGCGCCGACCGCCTCCCGAGCAGTTCGACACCACGCTGGTGGTCGAGGACGTCGGGCTCCGGTTCGGGGGCGTGCAGGCCCTGGCCGGGGCGTCGATCGTGGTCCGCCCCGGTGAGATCGTGGGCCTGATCGGCCCCAACGGGGCGGGCAAGACCACGCTGATGAACGTCATCTCGGGCGTGCTGCAGCCGACCTCGGGCTCGGTGTGCCTGCGCGGTCAGGAGATGGTCGGCCTCCCCGCCGAGTTCCGGGCCGCCTTCGGTCTGGGGCGCAGCTTCCAGGACGCCCTCCTGTTCCCCGGCCTCACCGTCACCGAGACCATCCAGGTGGCGTTGTCGTCCGAGAACCGCGTTGGCTTCCTCTCGGCGTCGGTGGGGGCGCCGTGGGCCCGCGCCGCCGACGCCGAGACGGCGGCGCGCACACGGAAGGTGGTCGAGCGGCTCGGGCTGTCGGCGTGGGCCGACACTCTGACCTCCGAGCTGTCGACCGGCACCAGGCGCATCTGCGACCTGGCCGCCCAGGTTGCGGCCGGGCCGGCCGTCCTGCTCCTCGACGAGCCCACCGCCGGTGTGGCCCAGCGCGAGGCGGAGGCGTTCGGACCCCTGCTGCGCCGCATCCGCGACGAGCTGGACTGCTCGATCCTCATCGTCGAGCACGACATGCCGCTGCTCATGGGACTCTGTGACCGGGTCTACGCCATGGAGGCGGGCAAGGTCATAGCCGAGGGCACGCCCGAGGAGATCCGGGCCGACCCGGCCGTCATCGCCATCTACCTCGGCACCGACGAGGTGGCGGTGGCCCGCTCCGGGACGCGACGATCGAGATCCACCAGGAGGTACGTACGGACATGACCGCCACCCCGGGGCCGCCAGCGGCGTCAAGGAAATCGAGGAGTCCCCGGAAGTGGTTCTCGAGGTCGACGCGGTCGACTTCTCCTACGGGCGGCTCCAGGTTCTGTTCGCGGGAGTGTCGGGCGGCTTTAGCGGCGGCGCCAGGAGGCGGCGCAGGACGAACTTCTTAACCTTCCCCGACGGTGTGCGCTCGAAGTCGTCGACGTACCTGAGCTCCTCCGGCCACTTCTGGCGGCCCAGCCCGGCGGCGTCCAGGGCGGCACGAACGGCCT
It encodes the following:
- the secG gene encoding preprotein translocase subunit SecG → MTGIVIGVHVVVSFLLILLILLHSGRGGGLSDLFGGTGSVAAGSTVVERNLDRITIAVAVIFTFTTVSLAMRLS
- a CDS encoding recombinase zinc beta ribbon domain-containing protein gives rise to the protein MRAILTNPIYGGRKVWGKQQRHEELLDLADVAAGHVTRMRWRPDSEWIAAADNTTEALVDAEVAERVAARFRRTPGRTKRRDAQHPYLLRGLLYCGLCGRKLQGQARPARTQGRPTRVLYRCPLRSQRSLPADVDHPRAVYVREDSIVTKLDAWLAEIVTPEALAAAQVSPPEATAHDAAITAAIADCDLRIERLMQSVEQASMPMEWVSRRIVELRNERDRLEMTLPTRSQWRPLSAGEIEAIATSLGGLIRTLEEASPGDRAAVYAHLGLRLTYEPASNQVRAEVDLARGPRGVGGGT
- a CDS encoding ATP-binding cassette domain-containing protein, with product MTSGTLVLGVLNGFIIGLLAVGLVLVYRSNRFLNLVHAQLGAVPAVLLAKFVIDWGWSWWAAIFPALAVGVLTGALVDRLVIARIRRRTRSTVSLLLATIGVTQLLLALTYIPAIGPDNNKLDFKGYPLPFQSHVSVGQVVLGGQYVLILILVPVLVAALGLFLRYTMLGKAIRAAASNADAARLCGVSTWRVSTITWGIAGALSAITAVLQAPSQGSFNAEALGPELLLLALGAAAFGAFVSIPGALVGGLALGLAQQLTLAQTSSGGDAELVVFAVILAIILIRGRAIAAVFASSGAVVDDQPPARVPEVLRARAVVARRGLWSGGLFLAVAALFPRLPYFNTNAHTFELVLVVLFALIGVAMTTLVGWGGQVSLGHFALVGVGAFITARFGPHNWSLVILLLFAGVVGAGLMVVVGLPALRVRGLTLAVTSLGLAVVAPDWLFRQAWFGSSQPFGVQVNPPILMSGLPRPTSQLEVYYVSLAVLVLVLLAVRALRRSVPGRLVIAVRDNERAASAFGVTPATVKLAVLALSGFIAAMAGVLWADAWRTVSAEQFDPNLSLGILAIPVIGGLGSAAGAVAGAVLIYVPAYFVSPFLTGLFGQFGHQIGFELALQGLALTGVLLSYPTGVAGAARRGWEAFLSRLARDYERRPPPEQFDTTLVVEDVGLRFGGVQALAGASIVVRPGEIVGLIGPNGAGKTTLMNVISGVLQPTSGSVCLRGQEMVGLPAEFRAAFGLGRSFQDALLFPGLTVTETIQVALSSENRVGFLSASVGAPWARAADAETAARTRKVVERLGLSAWADTLTSELSTGTRRICDLAAQVAAGPAVLLLDEPTAGVAQREAEAFGPLLRRIRDELDCSILIVEHDMPLLMGLCDRVYAMEAGKVIAEGTPEEIRADPAVIAIYLGTDEVAVARSGTRRSRSTRRYVRT
- a CDS encoding recombinase family protein, with the protein product MRFAFYGRVSTEDAQDPAASRAWQLRRANDLIGGVGGQVVAEYFDIGQSRSIPWKRRPQAGRLLADLADTDRGWEAVVIGEPARAFYGGQFGLTFPLFTHYRAALWVPEVGGAIDPGSEAHDLVMTLFGGLSKGERTRIKIRVRSAMEAMAADGTRFLGGRPPYGYRLVDAGPHPNPAKATAGQRLHRLEADPVTAQVVRRIFEMYAEGAGLRLIADTLTREGIPSPAAYDRRRNPHRDPRGWAHSACGPSSPTRSTAAARSGVSSSGTRSCSTSPTSPPAT
- a CDS encoding phosphoglycerate kinase; translated protein: MVAPVPVLEDLPDPAGQSVLVRADFNVPLEEGRISDDRRITAAVPTLQWLVDKGARVTACSHLGRPGGRPDEGYSMAPVRERLAQLVPQVELMENLRFDPGEEANDPDFVKRLIDGQDLYVDDAFGAAHRAHASIVGPPQYLPSAAGRLLSREVEVLGGLLEHPGRPFLAVLGGAKVADKIGVIRALLEKVDAVVIGGGMCFTFLVALGHEVGESLVDPSQVQACRELLDSGRRVVLPTDVVALGPDGTEVRQTGRTVPSGWKGLDIGPGSAAEFSDEIAAARTVLWNGPMGMFEDPRFAAGTRTIAQAVADSRGYAVVGGGDSAAAMEKFGLADSVDFVSTGGGASLELLELGDLPGLIALREGRRGG
- the tpiA gene encoding triose-phosphate isomerase, coding for MAEAARRPLISGNWKMNINHLETIQVVQKLAYRLKPADTAGVDVSVHPPFTSLRSAQTVIDADDLPIALGAQNCHWETAGAFTGEVSPVMLAKLNVRYVIVGHSERRALMGEDDGVVARKARAVFAASMTPIVCVGESLEQREAGATDEVVTAQLRASLEGLSPAQAAAVVVAYEPVWAIGTGRNATPEDAQEVCARIRALVGEGWGSGAAAAVRIQYGGSVKPDNASSLLGQPDIDGALVGGASLDPDSFAAIVEAMA